The genomic interval CTTCTCCGCATACGGTCAACCTGCCATCCTCTCGGACGACCTTTCCGATGCGGAAGAAATCCACGGTGGGTATCTTCCTTTTTTTGACCAGTTGCTTGACTTTCTTCTTTATCTCGCCGTCGCTGCGTCGAAGGATTTGATCCGAGTGTTTGAGCAAAGTCACGTCTTTGCCCATCTCCTTCAATATGCCGGCAAGCTCGACCGCTATGACCCCGGCACCTACGACGGCGACCGACTTGGCCCCGTCCTCGAAGGAAGGATCCCAGAGAGCTCTGTCCGTGACCGCCCAGTCGCCTCCGACGATCCCTTCAAGATCGCTTCCGGGAAAACTCAGAGGTCGGGACATCGCTCCCACCGCGATCAAAAGCCTCTTGGACTCCAGGATAACCTCGCCTTTTTCGGTGGTCACGGAAATCCTTTTGACCTCTTGGGACACGTCCGTTATCCGCCCCTCCCCCTCTATAACTTCGACGGAAGAGCGATTCATAAGAGTGGATACTCCCTTTCGGAGTTTATCCACAACCTTCTCCTTTTTCTCCCACATGGCATCCAGGGGACCGAGCTTTCCGACCACATCGGAATAGTAGGATTTAGTCGGGATACAGCCTCTGTTGAGACAGGTTCCCCCCAGTCGGTCCTTCTCCACCAGCGCGGTCTTGAATCCCTCTCGGGAGGCGAGCTCGGCAGCTCTGTAGCCACCGGGCCCTCCTCCCAGGATAACGAGGTCGTAAACCATATAACGCTCCCTAACCTTTGTCCTCGGTCCAGCGGAGAATCGGCTTCCTCGCCGCCCGAGTCTCATCGAGTCGGGAGACCACCGTAGTATAGGGAGCATCGTGAAAAATCTCCGGTTTCTCCTTGGCCTCCTTGGCTATCTCGATCATGGCGTCGACGAATCTATCCAGCGTCTCCTTGCCCTCAGTCTCGGTGGGCTCGACCATCATAGCCTCGTGGACGATGAGGGGGAAGTATATCGTCGGTGGATGTACTCCGTGATCTATCAGCCTCTTGGCCATATCAAGGGTGGATACGCCGTTTTCATCGTGCTGTTTCTCGCCGGATATGACGAACTCGTGCTTACAGGGCACGTCCGAAAAAGGTATATCGAACTCTCCTTCGAGCTTCTTCATTATGTAGTTGGCGTTCAGGACGGCGTTCTCCGAGGCCGACAAAAGTCCTTCGGCTCCCATGGACATTATGTAGGCGTAGGCCCGCACCAGGACCCCGAAATTACCGTAGAAAGACCGGACCTTTCCTATACTATCAGGAAGATCGAAATCCAGGGAATAGCCGTCGCCCTTCTCCACCACGACCGGAGTCGGCAGAAACGGCAGAAGCCTCTGGCTGACACCGACCGGTCCAGACCCGGGTCCTCCTCCTCCATGAGGGGTGCTGAAAGTCTTATGGAGATTTAGATGGAGTACGTCGAATCCCATATCCC from Dethiosulfovibrio russensis carries:
- a CDS encoding dihydrolipoyl dehydrogenase family protein — encoded protein: MVYDLVILGGGPGGYRAAELASREGFKTALVEKDRLGGTCLNRGCIPTKSYYSDVVGKLGPLDAMWEKKEKVVDKLRKGVSTLMNRSSVEVIEGEGRITDVSQEVKRISVTTEKGEVILESKRLLIAVGAMSRPLSFPGSDLEGIVGGDWAVTDRALWDPSFEDGAKSVAVVGAGVIAVELAGILKEMGKDVTLLKHSDQILRRSDGEIKKKVKQLVKKRKIPTVDFFRIGKVVREDGRLTVCGEAQGESIEIGCDRLILAASMVPILKGYGLEESGIAFTDKGIEVDEFMETSVPGVYAVGDCTGGAMLAHLAEYQALSAVERMAGREYRINPDAIPSCIFFDPEIASVGLTEEEATERGLDFVVGRVFFVANGMALAMDRSDGFVKVLADRESGRMLGVHIIGPEAATLISEAALAVDRGLTVKEVAYTVHPHPTLSECFKDALFRILEEI